A region from the Methanoregula sp. UBA64 genome encodes:
- a CDS encoding peptidylprolyl isomerase yields MTTAPGSTVRLETNKGTITIALDPEMPITAGNFATLAKKGYYDGVIFHRVIAGFMIQGGDPTGTGCGGPGYAIKDEFTDHNRNDRGTLSMANAGPNTGGSQFFINLVNNNFLDGKHPVFGKVAGGMDVVDKIANAPTDDNDRPKDRVVILHAVVE; encoded by the coding sequence ATGACGACAGCACCAGGTTCAACGGTACGGCTCGAAACGAACAAGGGGACCATCACGATCGCCCTTGACCCCGAGATGCCGATCACTGCCGGCAACTTTGCAACGCTCGCAAAAAAAGGCTACTACGACGGTGTCATCTTCCACCGCGTGATCGCCGGGTTCATGATCCAGGGCGGCGACCCGACCGGCACCGGCTGCGGCGGACCGGGATATGCGATAAAGGACGAGTTTACGGACCATAACCGGAACGACCGGGGCACGCTTTCGATGGCAAACGCCGGCCCGAATACCGGCGGCTCGCAGTTTTTTATCAATCTCGTCAACAACAATTTCCTCGACGGCAAACACCCGGTCTTCGGGAAAGTGGCCGGAGGTATGGATGTAGTCGATAAGATTGCAAATGCCCCCACAGATGACAACGACCGGCCAAAGGACCGGGTCGTCATCCTCCACGCAGTAGTGGAATAA
- a CDS encoding GTP-binding protein, whose product MAEEKYKIVVFGAFGAGKSTLIQTLDPQAQHIEADCAGGTTTVALDYGRVQLGDKRVYLYGTPGQERFEFARGIIGKGMDGAILLVDATAPVDEFVCHLHDAIALEKIPFIVFVNKYDAVGAQPGAVRERFSGAAVKDVSSLDRKGARDALGVFIGTLRPHGTGIAIPPG is encoded by the coding sequence ATGGCAGAAGAGAAGTACAAGATCGTTGTCTTCGGTGCGTTCGGGGCGGGAAAGTCAACCCTCATCCAGACACTCGACCCGCAGGCACAACACATCGAGGCCGACTGCGCCGGGGGGACAACGACGGTCGCGCTCGATTACGGCCGGGTCCAGCTCGGGGACAAACGGGTCTACCTCTACGGTACACCGGGACAGGAGCGTTTCGAATTTGCCCGGGGGATCATCGGGAAGGGCATGGATGGCGCAATTCTCCTCGTGGACGCGACTGCACCGGTCGATGAGTTCGTCTGCCACCTCCATGATGCGATCGCTTTGGAAAAGATCCCATTTATCGTCTTTGTCAACAAGTACGACGCGGTCGGTGCGCAGCCCGGTGCGGTCCGGGAACGGTTTTCGGGTGCCGCTGTAAAAGACGTCTCGTCCCTCGACCGGAAAGGGGCGCGGGACGCGCTTGGCGTATTTATCGGCACGCTCCGTCCCCACGGTACCGGGATCGCCATTCCTCCCGGTTAG
- a CDS encoding HD domain-containing protein produces the protein MKKIPCDTDFDLEAHSETIILDHLKERPRAGKMWELITGDPEIVTGWQMANFVAAQKLGMNDHGRTHVTVATASALTLLDLLEGSAFVPDIVAGGFGDRDDAALVVMTAMLFHDLGNMVHREDHADLSVVLAQPVLDRLLPRIYEDPEKRTAIRAFILSAIYSHHGVPKPLTVEAAIVCIADSTDMTKGRGRVAFESGSITIHSVSALSIERVEIQKGREKPIELLIHMSSPAGIFQVQEILAPKVLAGPLAGAVDVIAVTDGKTGEKREIVSGIRLQGAKFVPYDRNAKKPAAGRGKTHKRY, from the coding sequence ATGAAAAAGATCCCCTGCGATACGGACTTCGATCTCGAAGCACATTCGGAAACGATCATCCTTGACCACCTTAAAGAGCGGCCCCGGGCCGGTAAGATGTGGGAACTCATCACCGGAGATCCCGAGATCGTAACCGGCTGGCAGATGGCAAACTTTGTTGCCGCACAAAAACTGGGGATGAACGACCACGGCCGGACCCATGTCACCGTGGCCACCGCGTCGGCACTCACGCTGCTTGACCTGCTCGAAGGCTCGGCCTTTGTCCCCGATATCGTGGCCGGGGGCTTTGGCGACCGGGACGATGCCGCGCTTGTCGTGATGACCGCGATGCTCTTTCACGACCTCGGGAACATGGTGCACCGCGAGGACCACGCGGACCTAAGCGTCGTGCTCGCCCAGCCGGTCCTCGACCGGCTCCTGCCCCGGATCTACGAGGACCCGGAGAAGCGCACCGCGATCCGGGCGTTTATTCTCTCTGCCATCTACTCGCACCACGGTGTGCCAAAACCCCTCACGGTCGAGGCGGCCATTGTCTGTATCGCGGACTCGACCGATATGACCAAGGGGCGCGGCCGGGTTGCATTCGAATCGGGGAGCATCACGATCCATTCGGTCTCGGCGCTCTCGATCGAGCGCGTGGAGATCCAAAAAGGGAGGGAAAAGCCCATCGAACTCCTCATCCACATGTCGAGCCCCGCCGGGATCTTCCAGGTCCAGGAGATCCTCGCTCCCAAGGTTCTCGCCGGGCCGCTTGCCGGTGCCGTGGACGTGATAGCAGTTACCGACGGCAAAACCGGGGAAAAAAGGGAGATTGTCTCGGGCATCCGCCTTCAGGGCGCAAAGTTCGTGCCGTACGACAGGAATGCAAAAAAGCCCGCTGCCGGACGGGGCAAGACACACAAGCGGTACTAA
- a CDS encoding peptidylprolyl isomerase: MKWSGAFLLLICTIGIFLAAGCTQPAGTGQASVTTAPTAGLQQVRLETTMGNITIALDPDMPVTTENFLALTKSGFYNNVTFHRVIAGYIVQAGDPTGTGRGGPGYTIPDEFTAHNHNLRGTVAMANKGVPDTGSSQFFINLRDNTGLDAGYPVFGTVTEGMEVADAISRVPVGDKNRPVDNVTILRAYVLP; encoded by the coding sequence ATGAAATGGTCCGGGGCTTTTCTGCTCCTTATCTGCACAATCGGGATCTTCCTTGCCGCAGGCTGTACGCAGCCTGCCGGGACGGGACAGGCCTCTGTTACCACGGCACCGACAGCCGGGCTCCAGCAGGTCCGGCTTGAAACCACGATGGGAAACATTACGATCGCCCTTGACCCGGATATGCCTGTCACCACGGAAAATTTCCTTGCCCTGACAAAAAGCGGGTTCTACAACAACGTCACCTTCCACCGGGTGATAGCGGGATATATCGTCCAGGCCGGCGACCCGACCGGTACCGGGCGCGGCGGACCGGGGTATACGATCCCAGACGAATTCACGGCACATAACCACAACCTTCGGGGCACCGTGGCAATGGCAAACAAGGGCGTTCCCGATACCGGCAGCTCGCAGTTCTTCATCAACCTCAGGGACAATACCGGGCTCGACGCAGGTTACCCGGTCTTTGGGACGGTGACAGAGGGCATGGAGGTAGCAGACGCGATCTCGCGGGTCCCGGTTGGCGATAAGAACCGTCCGGTCGATAACGTGACGATCCTGCGGGCATATGTCCTTCCCTGA